One window from the genome of Crassostrea angulata isolate pt1a10 chromosome 2, ASM2561291v2, whole genome shotgun sequence encodes:
- the LOC128174564 gene encoding tigger transposable element-derived protein 6-like — translation MTVWKEKPNSLLTHYAPQDIFNADETGIFFRMLPDRTLEFKNVNCLGGKNKDRLTAMVCANMDGTENLPLLIIGKSANPRCFKNVLSFPVEYLANKKAWMTGVIAFLCKNPFPHCGPTIPPGTMI, via the coding sequence ATGACAGTCTGGAAAGAAAAGCCTAACAGTCTGCTGACCCACTACGCCCCTCAAGACATCTTTAATGCCGACGAGACTGGGATCTTCTTCCGCATGCTGCCTGATAGGACGCTGGAATTCAAGAATGTCAACTGTCTTGGTGGTAAGAACAAAGATCGCCTAACAGCCATGGTTTGCGCCAATATGGACGGGACTGAAAATCTGCCTCTTCTAATTATCGGGAAATCTGCCAACCCCCGATGCTTCAAGAACGTGCTGTCATTTCCTGTGGAATACCTGGCCAACAAGAAAGCCTGGATGACCGGAGTCATtgcattcctatgtaaaaatccattcccccattgtggcccaaccatACCACCAggaactatgatttga